The Microcoleus sp. AS-A8 genome has a segment encoding these proteins:
- a CDS encoding photosystem II D2 protein (photosystem q(a) protein) translates to MTIAVGRAASTRGWFDVLDDWLKRDRFVFVGWSGLLL, encoded by the coding sequence ATGACAATAGCAGTCGGACGCGCGGCAAGTACGAGAGGATGGTTTGACGTCCTCGACGACTGGCTCAAGCGCGATCGCTTCGTCTTCGTCGGCTGGTCCGGCCTGCTGCTG